One genomic window of Campylobacter fetus subsp. fetus includes the following:
- the aroA gene encoding 3-phosphoshikimate 1-carboxyvinyltransferase, which translates to MIVEALNNPFDAEFNKVSSDKSISHRCAIFSLLSDKVSKISNYLEAEDTMNSLKIIEKLGAKVEFKNGVYLITPPKKIVSPNAILECGNSGTAMRIFMGLLAGCDGFFVLSGDKYLNERPMKRVASPLMQIGAKIDGRDCANKAPLAIRGGELNYFAYNSSVASAQVKTALILAGLCSAGCKFKEPELSRDHSERMLLGMGAQISQSGLEIEVKPLKGAYLKPLILDVPNDPSSCFFYAVAAAIIPGSKIIIKNILLNKTRIEAYKVLEKMGAKITCTKTSSTYEDIGDICVQYSELKSVDVNQNISWLIDEAPALAIAFACANGVSTLKNAKELRVKECDRIAITVAALKKCGIEAVELEDGFSIKGGKPNSATIDSHGDHRIAMSFAILGLKCGMNIEKSEFIATSFPKFSYFLRELGARVED; encoded by the coding sequence ATGATAGTAGAAGCGTTAAATAATCCATTTGATGCTGAGTTTAATAAGGTTTCGAGCGATAAATCTATAAGCCATAGATGTGCTATATTTTCACTTCTTAGTGATAAAGTAAGCAAAATCAGTAATTATTTAGAAGCCGAAGATACTATGAACTCATTGAAAATTATAGAGAAACTCGGTGCTAAAGTGGAGTTTAAAAACGGAGTTTATCTCATTACTCCTCCAAAAAAGATTGTTTCCCCAAATGCTATTTTGGAATGCGGCAACTCGGGTACTGCTATGAGAATTTTTATGGGACTTTTAGCGGGATGCGATGGCTTTTTTGTCTTAAGCGGAGATAAATATTTGAATGAGCGTCCGATGAAAAGAGTAGCTTCTCCATTGATGCAAATAGGCGCAAAAATAGATGGTAGAGACTGCGCAAATAAAGCTCCATTAGCAATTAGGGGCGGAGAGCTTAATTATTTTGCATACAATAGTTCAGTTGCTTCAGCTCAAGTAAAAACCGCTCTTATTTTAGCCGGGCTTTGCTCGGCTGGTTGCAAATTTAAAGAGCCTGAACTAAGTAGAGATCATAGTGAGAGAATGCTTTTAGGAATGGGAGCTCAAATATCTCAAAGCGGGCTTGAAATAGAAGTTAAACCTCTAAAGGGAGCTTATTTAAAACCTCTTATTTTAGATGTGCCTAATGATCCTAGCTCATGCTTTTTTTACGCCGTAGCAGCGGCTATAATCCCCGGCTCGAAGATAATTATAAAAAATATTTTGCTTAATAAAACTCGCATAGAAGCGTACAAAGTACTAGAAAAAATGGGCGCCAAAATAACATGTACAAAAACTAGTAGCACATATGAAGATATAGGCGATATTTGTGTACAGTATTCAGAATTAAAATCCGTAGATGTAAATCAAAATATATCTTGGCTTATAGATGAAGCCCCCGCTCTTGCTATAGCTTTTGCATGTGCCAATGGAGTTAGCACATTAAAAAATGCAAAAGAGCTGCGTGTAAAAGAGTGTGATAGGATAGCCATAACCGTAGCTGCATTAAAAAAGTGCGGTATAGAAGCAGTTGAATTAGAAGATGGATTTAGCATTAAAGGCGGCAAACCAAACAGTGCTACCATAGATAGTCATGGGGATCATAGGATAGCTATGAGTTTTGCTATTTTAGGTTTAAAATGTGGTATGAATATAGAAAAAAGTGAGTTTATAGCAACGTCCTTTCCTAAATTTAGTTATTTTTTAAGAGAGTTGGGAGCTAGAGTTGAAGATTGA
- a CDS encoding 4-hydroxy-3-methylbut-2-enyl diphosphate reductase — translation MKIELAKSYGFCFGVKRAIKIAENSKNASTIGELIHNSLEIDRLKNNFNVKTLKDISELKNEKKAIIRTHGITKEGLANLKSRNVEIIDATCPFVTKPQQIVEKMSSEGYEIVFFGDINHPEVKGVMSYSSKNVYVILDESELETVKLPSKIAVVSQTTKKIEKFTKIVSYLMQRVKEVRVFNTICNATLENQEAVRELSSRADVMVIIGGKNSSNTKQLYLISKNLCPDSYLIESENELELKWFQNKKLCGISAGASTPEWVIQNVINKLENLTHKDS, via the coding sequence TTGAAGATTGAGTTAGCTAAAAGTTATGGATTTTGCTTCGGAGTAAAAAGAGCCATAAAAATAGCCGAAAATTCAAAAAATGCATCTACAATAGGTGAGCTTATACATAATAGCCTTGAGATTGATAGACTAAAAAATAATTTTAATGTTAAAACATTAAAAGATATAAGTGAGCTTAAAAATGAAAAAAAAGCTATTATAAGAACTCACGGTATAACAAAAGAAGGTTTGGCAAATTTAAAATCGCGCAACGTAGAGATTATAGATGCAACTTGTCCATTTGTTACAAAACCACAACAAATAGTAGAAAAAATGAGTAGCGAAGGATATGAGATAGTATTTTTTGGAGATATAAATCACCCAGAAGTTAAAGGTGTGATGAGTTACTCTAGTAAAAATGTTTATGTGATTTTAGATGAAAGTGAGCTTGAAACAGTTAAGCTTCCATCAAAAATAGCAGTAGTATCTCAAACTACCAAGAAAATAGAAAAATTTACTAAAATTGTAAGTTATTTAATGCAAAGAGTAAAAGAAGTAAGGGTTTTTAATACTATTTGTAATGCTACATTAGAAAATCAAGAAGCCGTAAGAGAACTTTCAAGTAGAGCCGATGTGATGGTAATCATAGGTGGAAAAAATTCATCAAATACAAAACAGCTGTATTTAATATCAAAAAATCTCTGTCCAGATAGTTATCTTATAGAAAGTGAAAATGAGCTTGAATTAAAGTGGTTTCAAAATAAAAAATTATGCGGTATCAGCGCAGGGGCCAGTACCCCTGAATGGGTGATACAAAATGTTATAAATAAACTAGAAAATTTAACTCATAAAGATAGCTAA